CTGTGAGGTCGCCGACCGTGGTGGCGGGCTCCTGTGGCGTGGTGTCGGCCTGGTCGGCGCGGTCGGTGGGGAGGGCCGAGGCGGTGGCGCCGGGTCCCGCGAAGGCCGCGAGGAGCCCGAGGACGGCCCCGGCCAGTGCAACTTTCATGCGTGATGATGATTGCATGGAGCTTATTTAGCGCAGGAACGAGCAGTCCCGCCAGGACAAAACGGAACCGCCCTCGGACTTCGGCGAGAAGTCCAAGGGCGGTTGCCTGAATGGGAGTTGTGCGGTCCTGCTCGTTACAGGGCCACACCGAGCAGTGCGTCGACGGCGCGGGAGACGAGACCGGGAGCGGAATCGTCGGCGCCACCCTCGGCCTCCTGGAGCGTGGCCCAGCGGTCGACCGCTGCGAGCGCGGTGGGCGTGTCGAGGTCGTCGGACAGCGCGTCGCGGAGCTCCTCGACGAGCGCGTCGGCGGACGGGCCGTCGGGGCGCGACACGGCGGCGCGCCACCGGCCGAGACGCTCCACGGCGTCCTGGAGGACCTGGTCGGTCCACTCCCAGTCGTCGCGGTAGCGGTGGGAGAGCAGCGCGAGCCGGATGGCGGCCGGGTCGACGCCGTCGCGGCGGAGCTTCGAGACGAAGACCAGGTTGCCCCGGGACTTGGACATCTTCTCGCCGTCGAGGCCGACCATGCCGGCGTGGACGTACGCCTTCGCCATGGGGAACTCGCCGGTGAGCGTCTGGGCGTGGGAGGCGCCCATCTCGTGGTGCGGGAAGATCAGGTCGGATCCGCCGCCCTGCACGTCGAAGCCCATGCCGAGGTGGTCGAGGGCGATGGCGACGCACTCGATGTGCCAGCCGGGGCGGCCGGGGCCGAGGCTCGCGCCGTCCCAGCTCGGCTCGCCCTCGCGGGCGGCCATCCAGAGCATCGGGTCGAGCGGGTTCTTCTTGCCCGGACGGTCCGGGTCCCCGCCGCGCTCGGCGGAGAGGTGGCGCATCAGCTCGGTGGTGTAGTTCGAGACCTGTCCGAAGTGCGGGTCGGCGTCGACGGAGAAATAGACGTCTCCTTCGAGCTCGTAGGCGGCTCCGGAGTCCCGGAGGCGCTCGACGAGCGGGACGATGCCGGGTATGGCTTCGACGGCGCCGATGTAGTGCTGCGGGGGCAGCATCCGCAGGGCGGTCATGTCCTCGCGGAAGAGGGCGGTCTCCCGCTCGGCGAGGCCGACCCAGTCGATGCCGTCGCGGATCGCGCGCTCCAGGAGCGGGTCGTCCACGTCCGTGACGTTCTGGACGTAGTGCACCTGCCGCTTGGTGTCGAGCCACACGCGCTGAACGAGGTCGAACGCGTTGTAGGTCGCCGCGTGACCCATGTGGGTCGCGTCGTACGGCGTGATGCCGCAGACGTAGATACGGGCGACGGGGCCGGGGGCGAGGGTCACTCGTCCACCGGTCGCGGTGTCGTGGATCCGGAGGTCGCGGCCCTTGCCGGGAAGGGCGGGGACCTCAGAAGCGGGCCAGGCATGCATGACCCGAGCGTAACCGGACAGGTGTTCCGGATACGAACCGGATCCGGGATCTTGACCTATTAGGCGCTCTTGCGGGTCGGAGGCGTGCGTGTATACCCCCCAGGGGTGCATGCCCTCGGGGAGGCCGTCCACAGGGATGGCCGAAACCCTTCGGTCCGGTCAGACGGGCGGCCAGGGGATCGCCGGCCACTGCCCGGAGGGCTCCGGATGCCGTCCCGTGGTCCGCAACGCCTCCACGCGGGCGCGTACGGCCGCCACCTCGGCATCCGTGAGCAGTTCCGCCAGACGGGCGGCGAGCGGCTCTCCCGGGGCCAGGGAGCGGCCGAGCGCGTCGAGCACCCCGGCCGCCTCGGCGGGCAGCTCCTCGCCCGCCCAGCCCCACAGGAGGGTGCGCAGTTTGTCGTCGACGTGGAAGGTGACCCCGTGGTCGATGCCGTAGAGGTGCCCGCCGGGAGCGGGCAGCAGATGGCCGCCCTTGCGGTCGCCGTTGTTGATGACGGCGTCCAGGACGGCGAGCCGCCGCAGGTCGGGGGTGTCCGCGTGGACGAGGAGCGCGGTGCGGTCCTCGTCGACCTGGGCGGGGCCGACGGCCTTCCAGCCCTCGCCCGCCTCGTCGTCCTCGGTCAGGGCGAGCAGCCGCGCCTGGGGATCGGCCTCGATCCACAGCTGGACCATGCCCTCCCCGTAGGGCCCGTCGCGGAGCACGGTCGGCGGGACCAGACCCCAGCCCATGGCCTCGGAGATCTCGTACGCCGCGACCTCGCGCTGCGCGAGCGTGCCGTCGGGAAAGTCCCACAGCGGGGCCTCCCCCGCGACCGGCTTGTACACACAGGCCGCTTCCCTGCCCCCGTACGCGACGGAGCAGTACAGGACGGCATTGGAGGCCTCGCGGACCTGGCCGCGTACCGTCAGCTCACCACGGGCGAGCAGCTCGGCGTCCCGGGGCGTCGGGGGGCTGCTGCTCATGCTCCGCGGCGGTATCCGTTCTGGCGCGGGCAGACATGGCCCTCGGGGTCGAGCGGCAGACTGCACAGCGGGCAGGGCGGACGGCCGGCGTTGACGACGTCGAGGGCCCGCTTCGCGAAGGCACGGGCCTGGGCGCCGCTGAGGCGGACCCGGAGCATCGGCGGGCCGTTCTCCTCGTCCTGGAGCAGGCGTTCCTCGGCCTCGGCGAGGTCCTCCTCGGACTCCACGTCGAGCTCGACGAGCGCCTGCGCCTCGACGATCATGCGCTGCTCCTCGCCGTCCCAGGCGAGCGCCATGGTGCCGACCCTGAACTCCTCCTCGACGGGTACGTCGAGGGGGGCGGTGTCGGCCACCTCGACGGGC
This sequence is a window from Streptomyces sp. NBC_00691. Protein-coding genes within it:
- a CDS encoding DUF3090 domain-containing protein is translated as MSRQVFLYDPPERFVAGTVGLPGRRTFFLQASAAGRVTSVALEKTQVAALAERMDELLDEVVRRTGGNAPVPAVAPVEVADTAPLDVPVEEEFRVGTMALAWDGEEQRMIVEAQALVELDVESEEDLAEAEERLLQDEENGPPMLRVRLSGAQARAFAKRALDVVNAGRPPCPLCSLPLDPEGHVCPRQNGYRRGA
- the mshC gene encoding cysteine--1-D-myo-inosityl 2-amino-2-deoxy-alpha-D-glucopyranoside ligase, whose product is MHAWPASEVPALPGKGRDLRIHDTATGGRVTLAPGPVARIYVCGITPYDATHMGHAATYNAFDLVQRVWLDTKRQVHYVQNVTDVDDPLLERAIRDGIDWVGLAERETALFREDMTALRMLPPQHYIGAVEAIPGIVPLVERLRDSGAAYELEGDVYFSVDADPHFGQVSNYTTELMRHLSAERGGDPDRPGKKNPLDPMLWMAAREGEPSWDGASLGPGRPGWHIECVAIALDHLGMGFDVQGGGSDLIFPHHEMGASHAQTLTGEFPMAKAYVHAGMVGLDGEKMSKSRGNLVFVSKLRRDGVDPAAIRLALLSHRYRDDWEWTDQVLQDAVERLGRWRAAVSRPDGPSADALVEELRDALSDDLDTPTALAAVDRWATLQEAEGGADDSAPGLVSRAVDALLGVAL
- a CDS encoding SCO1664 family protein, encoding MPAPERIPPRSMSSSPPTPRDAELLARGELTVRGQVREASNAVLYCSVAYGGREAACVYKPVAGEAPLWDFPDGTLAQREVAAYEISEAMGWGLVPPTVLRDGPYGEGMVQLWIEADPQARLLALTEDDEAGEGWKAVGPAQVDEDRTALLVHADTPDLRRLAVLDAVINNGDRKGGHLLPAPGGHLYGIDHGVTFHVDDKLRTLLWGWAGEELPAEAAGVLDALGRSLAPGEPLAARLAELLTDAEVAAVRARVEALRTTGRHPEPSGQWPAIPWPPV